The genomic segment GGCCAGCGGCAACGACCGCTGGCTCATCGTGATGTCCGAGGAAAACATCCCCGACTGCGTGATGATCGCCGCGCCATAGCCGGGGCAGAACCCGCCATGCGCAAAGGGCCACAGCGCCGAGTGGCCGACATAGTTGATCAGCCCGTAGCAATTCGGCCCGATCAGGACCATGTCGCCGATCGCCGCCTTCAACTGCTCTTCCAGCGCCCGCCCGGCCTCGTGCGCCTCTCCGAAGCCGGCGGTGTAGCAGACGATGCCGCCCGCCCCCATCCGGCCCAGCTCTGCCACCGTCTCGGGCACGAAGGGCGCGGGGATGGCCAGGAACACCGCATCCGGCGCCTCGGGCAGGTCGGCGATCGTGGCGACGCATGGAAGCCCCGCCAGCTTGTCGCGCCTGGGGTTCACCACCCACATTTCCCCGGCGAACCCGGCCCGCCGCGCCTCGCCGATGGCCACCGCCGCGTCGGCCCCGCCGACAAAGGCGATATGGCGCGGGTTCAGAAGCCGCTCAAAGTTCTGCCGCTTTCTCGGGGTCATGGGTCACGCACCCAGCGGCCGCAGGATCGACCGGGTGATGATGTGCCGCTGAATTTCGCTCGTGCCGTCCCAGATGCGCTCAAGCCGGCTGTCCCGCCACAGGCGCTGAATGGGCAGCTCTTCCATCAACCCCATGCCGCCGTGGATCTGCACCGCGTCATCGGCGATCCGGTTGAGCATCTCGGAACAATAGACCTTCACCATCGCCGCATCGGCATCCTCCATCGCGCCGCGCTCGGCCCGTTCCACCGCGTCCGCCACCATCAGGTCGGCCGCCCGCAGATTCATCGCGCCGTCGGCGAGGCGAAACCCCGTCGCCTGGAACCGCCCGATCGGCTGGCCGAACTGCTTCCGGCTGGCGGCCCATTCCGTCGCCATCTCCAGGATCCGCTCGGCCTTGCCGCAACAGCAGGCCCCGACCCAGATGCGCCCCATGCCAAGCCACTGGCCCGACAGCTCCAGCCCCTTGCCCTCTTCCCCGAGAATCTGCCCCGGCCCAAGCCGCACATCGTCGAAGGACAGCTGGTAGGTCTTGTAGCCGCGATAGCTGACGCATTTGTTTCCCTCGCGGCACTCGAAGCCCGGCGTGCCCACGTCGACAAGAAACGCCGTCACCCGCTTGCGCTTGCCGCGCTTCGTCTCGTCCTCGCCGGTGGCGGCAAAGACGATGGCGAAATCGGGCATGCAGGGGCCGGAGATGAAATGCTTCGAGCCGTTCAGGATCCAGTCGTCGCCGTCCTTGCGGGCATTCGTCTTCATCCCCATCACGTCCGACCCGGCCTCGGGCTCGGTCAGGCCGAACAGTTCGCGCTTCTCGCCGGTCACACAGGGCAGCAGGTATTTCTCGCGCTGGTCTCCTTCACAGGCCAGCAATATCTCTGTCGGCCGCGCCGCCCAGGCGTGCAGCGCGTGCGAGGTCTTGCCGTATTCCCGTTCGATCAGGTGCATCGCGTCATAGCCAAGGCCCCCGCCGCCCACCTCTTCCGGCAGGTTGCAGGCATAAAGCCCCAGCTCCTTGGCCTTCGCTTCGATCTGGCGGCCCAGCTCCTCGGGCACCTCGCCGGTGCTGTCGACCCTCTCTTCATGGGGGAACATCTCGGCTTCCATGAAGCTCTTCACGGTCTTCAATAGCAGCTCGTTTTCATGGCTCACGTGAAAGTTCATGGGTTCATTCCTCTGCAACAGCCATCTGTGCGCGGCGCCGCGCCATGAGGGCGTAAATGACGAAGGCCAGAAGCGTGACGCCGATCAGCACGACGGCTGCGGCCGCCACGGTCGGGTCGGTGTTCTCGCGGATGCCGTTCCACATCCGCCGGGGCAGGGTGTAGACGGTGAATTTCGAGATGAAGAGCGTGACGACGATCTCGTCCCAGCTCAGGATGAAGGCAAACAGCGCCCCGGCCACCACGCCGGGCTTGATCGACGGCAGGATCACCCGCCGCATCGTTACCCACGACGGCGCGCCAAGGCTGCGGCTGGCCTGTTCGAGCTTGGGGTCGAAATTGGCAAGGCTCGCGCTGACGGTGATCAGCACCAGCGGCGTCGCCAGAACCGTATGGGCGAGGATCAGGCCCGGGTAGCTGTCGATCAGCCCCATCGGCACCAGCAGACGATAGAACACCATGGCCGAGATGATCTGCGGGATGATGAGCGGCAGCAGCAGGAAGGCGCGCACCACTTCGGTGTAGCGCGACGTGACCCGCCACAGGCCGATGGCGCAGAGCGTGCCGAGCGTCGTGGCCAGAACGGCGGTACTCGCCGCAATGATCCCGCTTTGGGCAAAGCTCGACAGCCATTCCGGGCTGGTGAACAGGTTTTCGAAATGCCTTAGCGAATACTCGCCCCTGGGCATCGACAGGAACCGCTTCGGCGTCAGCGACACCGGAATGGCAATCAGCGCCGGCAGCACCAGGAACAACAGCGCCAGCCATGCGCCCACCCGGTTCAGCTTGGCAAACAGCCCCGGCCTCATCGCGTGGCCCCTCCGCCGAAGACGGCCGAAAGCTGCATGAAGCGCGACATCACCCACAGCAGCCCCAGCACCCCGATCAGCATCAGCGTGCCCAGCATTGCCGCGGTGCCCCATTTCAGCGTCACCAGAAGCTGCACGCTGATATATTCCGCCACCATCAGCACCTTGCCCCCGCCCAGGATCGCGGGCGTCACGTAAAACCCAAGGCTCAGGATGAAGACCAGCAGGGACGAGGCCACGAGGCCGGGAATGGTCAGCGGCAGGTAGATCCGCCGGAAGGTCTGGACCCCGTTGGCGCCAAGGTTGCGCGAGGCGGCCATGACGCGCGGGTCGAGCGTCTGCATGTTCGCCATCAGCGGCAGCACGGCATAGGGCACCATGTAATGCACCATCCCGATCAGCACGCCCAGCTCGTTGCGCATGAACCGCACGGGCCGGTCGATCAGGCCGATCGCCTCCATCCCGTTGTTCACTAGGCCATTATGACCCAGCAGCATCAGCCACGCGAAGGTGCGCACCAGCACCGAGATCCAGAAGCTGATCAGCAAGAGCGTCAGCATGATGTTCTGGTTCTTCTGGTGCGCATGCACCATCGCGTAGGCCAGGCAATAACCGATCGCCACGCTGAAGACGGTGGTGATCGCGCAGGTGCGGAAGGTCGTCCAAAGGATGCGCGCCATGGCATCCGACGTGACCAGCTCCTCGTAATTTCCAAGCCCCGGCTCGGGGTCGGTCACGCTCAGCCAGAGAATATTGGCAAGCGGTCCGAGGTAGAACGCCACCACCACGAGGAAGAAGGGCGCAACCAGAAGCCATCCGGGGCTGATATGTCGTGTCAGTGCCTGCATCCTGCGGTGTCCGGGCGTGTCCTGTGACCCCGGGGGCATCACCTGCCCCGAGCTTATGGAAAATTGGCCCGCCCGAAAGGGCCGGGCGGGCCGGTTCGGCCTAGCTGATCGCTTCGAGGAAGGCGTTCACCGCCTCGCTGCCATTCTCGCCCCACCAGACCGGATCGTTATAGACGATCTTGTCGATGTTCTGCTCGGACGTGATGGCATAGGGCTGCTGCTCTTCCGGGATCTCCGAGAACGCCTCGGGGTTCGAGGGCGTCATGCCGAGACAGTCGAGGATCATCAGCTGCGACGGCACTTCCTGCGCGGTGGCGATGAACTGCATCACCGCCTCGCGCCCCGCCGGGTTGCCCTTGGGCACGATATACGCGCCGGGCATCGCCATCGCCTGGTTGTTCACCAGCTTGTAGCGGCCCTCGGTATCCTCCTCGATGCTCTTGCCGCGGTTCTGCCAGATGATCGCCATCGACGCCTCGCCGCTGATGCACATCGAATGCACCTCGGACCCCGAGCCCCAATAGATGCTGTCATCCTTGATCGACTTCACCTTGTTGAGCGCCCGCTCCATGTCGAGCGGGTAAAGCTCGTCACCGGCCACCCCGTCGGCCATCAACGCCCCTTCCAGCGACCCGTTCGCCCACTTGTAAAGCGCCCGCGTGCCGGGGAAGTTTTCCGTGTCGAAGAAATCCGCCCAGTCCTTCGGCGGATTGTCCCCGTAAACCTCGGTGTCATAGACGAAGGCATAGCCGTAAAGGATGATCGACACCCCGTATTCCAGCGCATATTGCGGCAGGGTCCTGTCCTTGCTGACGATATCGTAATCGATCGGCTCAAGATGCCCCGTCGGCCCAAGCGACACGGCGTTGAACAGGTCGGCATCGCAGACATCCGCCGTCACGTTGCCGCTGTCGACCATCTCGCGGATCTTGCCTTCCAGCGGGCCCGACGTGTCGAACTTCATCCCCATCCCGGTCTTTTCCTCGAAGGGCTCACCGATGGCCGAGCCGTGGCATTCCTCGGAAATCCCGCCCCAGTTCCACATCACGATATGATCGGCGGCGGCCTTGGCATCGCCGGCCATCACCGCCGACATCGCCACGCCCGACGCGCCGCAGAGCGCGAGGAAGGTGCGCCGGTCCAACCGGCCGTCCTTGTAGGCATGGGCGCTCTGAAGAAGCGTCTCCTTCATGAATTGCTTGTCTTGCATCTCAAGTCTCTCCTTGTTGGTGGCGGGCCTCTCCGGCCCTTATGTTGCGGCGCTTTCCCCTTGCGCCGTTTCGGGTCTTCAACTCTCGTCCAGCCGCACGGCGGCATGATCGGCCCAGCCCAGGTCGACAGCCTGCCCTTCGCGCAGCTCATGCGGATTGCGCCAGGCATCGACATCCACCTCGATGGCGTCGCGGCCCTCGACCGCGACCATGTATTTTCGCATCGCGCCGAAATAGGTGATGTCGCGGATCGTGCCCGTCAGCCGTGCCGCGCCGTTGATCTGGCCGGCGGGCGCAAGGTCGATCTTCTCGGGGCGCAGCGCATAGGTGCCATCATCCAGCGTCAGGAAATTGCTCTTCCCAAGGAACCCGGCGGCGAACCGCGTTCGCGGCTTCTCGTACAACTCCGTCGGCGTGCCCAGCTGCTCGATCCGTCCGTTCTGCATGATCACGATCCGGTCGGACATCGACAGCGCTTCTTCCTGGTCATGCGTCACGTAGATGAAGGTGGTGCCGACCCGCTTGTGGATGTCCTTCAGCTGGTCCTGCACCTCGATCCGCAGCTTCTTGTCGAGCGCGCCCAACGGCTCGTCCAGCAGCAGTACCGGCGGTGCGAAACACAAGGCGCGCGCCAGCGCCACCCGCTGTTGCTGCCCGCCCGACAATTGCCCGGGCTTGCGGTGGCCGAACTCCTGCAACTGCACCAGCTCCAGCATCTCGTCGACCCGCGCCTCGATCTCCGCCTTGGGTCGCCCGCGCACATCCAGCGCATAGCCCACGTTCTGCCGCACGGTCATATGCGGAAACAAGGCATAGCCCTGGAACACCATCCCGAAATTGCGCTTCTCTGCCGGGACCGACTTGATCGACGCGCCATCCAGAAGGATGTCCCCCGCCGAGATATCCAGGAATCCCGCGATCATCATCAGAAGCGTCGTCTTGCCCGACCCCGACGGCCCCAGCAGCGTCAGGAACTCGCCGCGCTGTATCTCAAGGTCGATATCGTCCACCGCCACGAACCCGCCGAAACGCTTGGTCAGCCCGGTCAGGCTCAGCCCACCTTTGGCGGCCTCGGCCATCAATCGGCCCCTCTCAGCTTGAGCTTGTTGCGCGCCTCCTGCGGGGTGACCACGCGGCCGCCCATCCGCTCGATGATCTCGACCGCGCGGCTCACAAGCTGCCCGTTCGTGGCCAGCACGCCGCGATCGAGATAGATGTTGTCTTCCAGCCCCACGCGCACGTTGCCGCCCATCGCCACGGCGGCGGCCAGCATCGGCATCTGCATCCGGGATATCCCGAAACTGGCCCAGCTTGCCCCCGCCGGAAGCTGCGCCTTCATCGCCGCCATCGTCTCGACCGTCGCATCGGCGCCCCACGGAATGCCAAGGCAAAGCTGGAACATCGGCGGATCGGCGATCAGCCCCTCGGCCACCATCTGCTTGGCGAACCGGATATGGCCAAGGTCGAACACCTCGAGCTCGGGCTTCACGCCCCACTCCTGCACCAGCCCGGCCATGCGCCGCAGGGTGGGCGGTGTCGAAATATAGATATCGTCGGTGTCGGAAAAATTCAGCGTCCCGCAATCGAGCGAGCAGATCTCGGGCATACAGGCCTTCACATGCGCCAGCCGCTCCTCGGGCCCGATCATGTCGGTGCCGGGGCCGGGCATCGCCGGGTCGTCGGCCGAGGGCGACCAGTCGCCCCCCATCCCGGCGGTCAGGTTGATCACCACGTCGGTCTCGCTGTCGCGCACCAGCGCGACGGCTTCCTCGAAAAGCGCCACATCGCGCGAGCCCTTGCCTGTCTCCGGGTCACGGACATGCAGGTGCGCGATGGCCGCCCCGGCCTTCGCGGCCTCGATCGCGGCATCGGCCACCTGGCGCGGCGTGACCGGCACGTGGGGGCTCTTGCCCGTGGTATCTCCGGCGCCCGTGACAGCGCAGGTAAGGACGACTTCGAAATTCATGTGCGCTCCCTGTTTTTTCCAAGTTTGCGGCCGGGCAGCGCAAATAGTGTCGATTATTCGCCGGATTCGCGGTATGCGTGGCGAAATTCTTCACCTTGCGCGACGCGGAGCGCGCCATGTCATCCGACCCAGACCCGAAGGAATCCGCCTCCAGCCCGGGGCGAATCGCGTGCGTGCTGCTGCCGCGCTTCAACATGATGGGATTGGTCAGCCTGCTCGAGCCGGCGCGAATCGCCAACTACCTGTCCACCGCGCCGCTCTACGGCCACGACTTCCACGCCGTACACCCAGGCGAGGTGACCGCCAGCAACGGGATGACCCTCACCTGCGGCCCCCTGCCCGAGAAACTCACCCGCGACGATCTCGTCATCGTCGCCGGAAGCTGGGGCGCCGAGCACTACGCCGATGCCGCGCTCATCTCGTGGCTCAGGCGGCAGGCGCGGATGGGTATCCGCCTCTGCGCCGTCGAGATGGCGCCCTACGTCTTCGCCCGTGCCGGCCTTCTCGCCGGGCGGCAGGCGACGACCCACTGGTCCTACCTCGCCGGGTTTCAGGAGAAGTTTCCCGACGTCCTCGCCGCCGAACAGCTTTTCACCATCGACGGCAAGATCATGACCTGCGCCGGCTCCAGCTCGGCCACCGACCTGATGCTGCACCTCATCCGCGCCGATCACGGCGCCGGGCTGGTGGGCGAGATTTCCGACAACATCATGCATCACCCGGTGCGCCCCGCAAACGCCCCCCAGCGCAAGACGCTGGGCCGGGGCACCGAAAGCCTGCCGCCCGGCGTGGCGGCGGCCATCGACCTGATCGAGGCCAATATCTCCGAACCGCTGGCGGTGCCGGATATCGCCCGGCAGGTCGGCATCTCCCAGCGTCAGCTGGAACGCCAGTTCAACCAGGCGATGGGCTGTTCGGTGGTGCAGTTCGGCCTGCTCTTGCGGCTCCAGCACGCCCGCGTGCTGCTCATCTCCACCGATCTGGGCGTGCGCGAAATCTCCGCGGCCTCGGGCTTCAACTCGCTCTCGCATTTCGCCTACGCGTTCCGGAAGTGCTTCGGCCGCCGCCCCAGCGAATACCGCCAGGCCTGGCCCGAGCAGGAAGACGCGCCAACCTGGCCCGGCACGCTGTCGAAATACCTCGACACGTTCCAGGTGAACCGCCGAATGCGCACCTGAAACCGGCGAGGCCGTCCGCTAGGACGGACGAGCGCACCGACGCAATACCGACAAAATACCGACGTTATACCGACGTTGGGTTCCGGCCCCGTCAGCCGTCCCTTACCGCCTTCAGAACCGCCACGATCTTGCGGTCCCGTTCGGCTGCCATATCGCGGAAATGCCGATCCCCGGCCATGGCGTTGCACCCGTCAACCATCTGATCTCTCAACTCTTTCGTCAGCTCCGGCGCCTCCAGCCTTGTCCACGGCCACTTCAGCGCCGGCCCGAACTGATCCAGGTTCGTGGCCATCCCGCCTTCACCACAAGCCACGTGAAACGCCATGCACTGCCCCTGCACCGCCATCCGCGGCGCCGGCCCGTTTTTCAAAGCGATATCAATGTCTTCCGGCGTGGCCTCGCCATTCGCAACCATGTGCAGCGCCTCCCGCCACAGGGCCTCCTGCAACCGCGTCGCCACGAACCCCGGCACCTCCTTCTTCATCACCAAGGGCGCCTTCCCGGCCACCTCGTAAAACGCCGCGGCCCAGTCGACCGCCGCCTTATCCGTCTGTTTTCCACCGATAATCTCGACCAGCGGCAACAGGTAAGGCGGGTTGAACGGATGCCCGATCACGCAGCGCCCCGGCGTCTCACACTCCGCGGCAATCTCCGTCATCGTCAGGCCGGAGGTCGACGACCCGATCACCACATCCGCCGGCACGATCTCTCCCAACCGCTTGTAAAGCGCCTGCTTGATCTCCAATCGTTCTGGCCCGCTTTCCTGAATGAATCCAACACCTTCGACGGCCTCGGCCAAATCGCTTGTCACCGTCAGCCGATCCATCGACGCCCCCAGCGCCAGCCCCAGGCCGGTCAGGCTCACCCACCCGGTCTCGACCACCGCCATCAGCGCGTCCCGCTCCGCCGGGTCGTGGATATAGGCGTTCACGTCATACCCGCGCGCCAGGAAATGCGCGGTCCAGCCGCCGCCAATGGGTCCGGCCCCAAGGCTCGCCACGCGGTTTACGTCAGACGGATCCCGATACATGCGTCATTCCCCTTTGAAATCAGGTTCGCGCTTCTCGACAAAGGCCGCCACTCCCTCCTTGGCGTCCTCCGATTTCAGCATCTTCCGATAGACCGGCAGCCCGTCGCCCCGCATCTTGGCAAAGGCCTCTTCCAGCGGCACGCATTCGATGGCGCGCTGCACCTCCTTCACGCTCTGCATGGCCAGCGGGGCCGACCACGCGATGCTCGCGGCCCATTCCCGCGCAGCATCCATAAGCTCTTCTTTCGGAACGACTTTGTTGACCAGCCCGTACTGCGCCGCCTCCGCCGCCGTCATCCGCCGGCCCAGCAGGAACATCTCCATCGCGATGTTATGCGGAATGCGCCGCGGCAGGCGTTGCAGCGCCCCGGCATCCGGCACGATCCCCAGCGGCATTTCCGGCAACCCGAACTCCACGTGATCGGCCGCGATCAGCAGATCGCACGCCATCGCCATCTCGAACCCGCCGCCGATGGCCAGCCCGTTGATCGCCGCGATCACCGGTTTGTTCAGCACCCAATTCTCGGTCAGCCCGGTGAAGCCGCCAAAGCCGTAATCATCGGTCTCCCACCAGTTGTCGAGCTGCATCTCGCCCGCGTTCAGCGCCTTCAGATCCCACCCGGCGGAAAAGATCTTCTCGCCGCCCCCGGTCAGGATCGCACAGCGCAATTCCTTGTCCTCGTGCAATTCCCGGAACGCCTCCGCCAGCGCCTGTGACGTCGCGACGTCGATGGCATTCACCTTCCCACGCTCCAGCGTGACCTCAAGCACATGGCCGTCGCGAACGACCTTAACCCCTTCAGACATAACAATTTCTCCCTAGTTGAAGGCTGGCATGACCTCGTCGCGGAAAAGCTTCATCGAGCGTTTCTGCGCATCGAGGTCCAGCCCCATCGAGGCGTAGTAGACAAAGGCGTCGACGCCCAAGGCCTCGTAGCGTTTCAGTTTTTCGATCACGGTATCGGGCGAACCGAAGAGCAGGTTTTCCTCCAGCATCGCGGGGTCGTATTGCTCCCGGCCCGCCAGTTCCTCCAGCGGGATCTGCTTCGGAAAGCCGTTCACCACGTCGCCCGCGTTGCGGAACAGGTTCTCGAACTGCCCCAGAACCAGCCGGATGGCATCGAGCGCGTTCTGCCGGTCGGCGTCATTGTCGTAAACGGCGGCATGGCGCATCATCGCGAAGGTCGGGCGAAAGCCGTTATCGGCCTTGGCAATCGCCTCGTCGAGCCGCTGTTTGTAAAGCTCGGCCTCCGCGAAGGGCCGGGTCAGCGGCCAGCACAGGATATGGCACTTTTCTCGCATCGCGTAGTCGTAGGTGATGGGCGAGCGCGCGGCGACCCAGACGGGCACCTCCTCCTGCAGCGGTTTGGGGCAGGAGGTCGAGGCGGGGAACTTCCAGAACTCGCCGTCATGTTCGTAATCGCCCTGCCACAACGCCCGGACGGCGGGCAGCATCTCCTGCATGTGCTGCCACGCATCCGACTGCTTGAGGCCCGGCTGCATCCGGTCGAATTCCCGCTGGTATGCGCCCGAACCGATGCCGAATTCGAGCCGCCCGTTGCTGATCAGGTCGAGAAACGCCGCCTCGCCCGCCAGCTTGATCGGGTGCCAGTAGGCGGCCGTGGCCACGGCGGTGCCAAGGCGGATTTTATCCGTATGCTCGGCCCACCAGGTAAGGATCTGGAAAGGGTTTGGCGCTATGGTCATCTCCAGAGCGTGGTGCTCGGCGGCCCAGACAATCTCGAACCCGCCTTGTTCGGCCATCTGCACCATCTCGAGCGTGTGGTTGCGCACCACCCGCATGTCCGCGCTGTCGTTCATCCGCTCGAGGTTGATCGCCAGTTGAAATTTCATCGCCGTGCCTCCCCTCAGCGCATCACGAACGGGTTGGCCATCGGCGCATCCGACGTGTTCATCCACACGGTCTTGGGCCGTGTATAATCGTACATCGCCTGGAACCCGCTTTCCCGGCCATAGCCCGACCCCTTGATCCCGCCGAACTCGGCTATCGGAGAGACGACCCGATACGTGTTGACCCAGACGATGCCGGCACGCACCGCATCGGCCATGCGCAACGACCGGGCGCTGTCGCGGGTAAAGATCCCGGCCGCCAACCCATGTTCGGTATCGTTGGCAAGCGCGACGACCTCGTCCTCGGTCCTGAAGGTCTGCACGCACAGGACCGGGCCGAACAGCTCGGTGTCGACGATGCGTAGGCCCTGGCTGGGGCAGGAGACGATGGTGGGCTCAAAATAGAGCCCGTCGAATCCGTCCGGCCGTTTACCACCTGTTAAGATTTTCGCGCCTTCCTCGACCGCGAAGGCCAGCTCGCTCTCGATCCGGTCGCGCTGTCCGGTGGTGCAAAGCGGGCCCATCTGGGTCTCGTCGGCCAGCGGGTCGCCGATCTTGATCTCCTTCGCCTGCGCCACCATCCGGTCGAGGAATTCGTCCGCGATATCCTCATGCAGGTAGAGCCGCGAGCCCGCCACACAGCTTTGCCCCGTCGCCCCGAAAATCCCGGCTATCGAGGCGTTGACCGCGCTTTCGATATTGGCGTCCTCGAAGACGATGAAGGGCGACTTGCCCCCCAGCTCGAGGCTCACCTCGGCGAAGTTGTTCTTCGTGTTTTCAAGCACATGCCTTGCCGCCCCCGGGCCGCCGGTAAAGCTCACCCGCGCCACCAGCTTGTGCCCGGTCAGCGCCCGGCCGCACGGCTCGCCATGACCGGTGACGATGTTGACCACGCCGGGCGGAAAGCCCGCCTCCTCGATCAGTTTGCCGAACTCCAGCATCGCCGCCGAGGCATGTTCCGACGCCTTCAGCACCACGGTGTTCCCCGCCGCCAGCGCCGGACCGATCTTCACCGCCACGAGGAAAAGCTGCGAGTTCCACGGCACCACCGCCGCCACCACGCCCAGCGGCTCGCGCTTGGTGAAGACGAAGAGGTCCGGCTTGTCGATGGGCAGCGTCTCGCCGCTGATCTTGTCGGCGCAGCCGGCGAAGAACTGGAAGAACTCGGCGATATACGTTGCCTGCCACTTTGTTTCCTTGAGCATCTTGCCGGTGTCGATTGTCTCGGTCCGGCCCAGTTCCTCCGACCGGTCGGCCAGCAATTCCGCCAGCTTGCGCAGGCATTTGCCCCGCTGCGTCGGCGTCATCTTCGACCACGGGCCATTCAGGAACGCCTCATGCGCCGCCCGCACCGCGCGGTCGACATCGGCCTCCGTC from the Roseovarius indicus genome contains:
- a CDS encoding acyl-CoA dehydrogenase family protein, with translation MNFHVSHENELLLKTVKSFMEAEMFPHEERVDSTGEVPEELGRQIEAKAKELGLYACNLPEEVGGGGLGYDAMHLIEREYGKTSHALHAWAARPTEILLACEGDQREKYLLPCVTGEKRELFGLTEPEAGSDVMGMKTNARKDGDDWILNGSKHFISGPCMPDFAIVFAATGEDETKRGKRKRVTAFLVDVGTPGFECREGNKCVSYRGYKTYQLSFDDVRLGPGQILGEEGKGLELSGQWLGMGRIWVGACCCGKAERILEMATEWAASRKQFGQPIGRFQATGFRLADGAMNLRAADLMVADAVERAERGAMEDADAAMVKVYCSEMLNRIADDAVQIHGGMGLMEELPIQRLWRDSRLERIWDGTSEIQRHIITRSILRPLGA
- a CDS encoding ABC transporter permease encodes the protein MRPGLFAKLNRVGAWLALLFLVLPALIAIPVSLTPKRFLSMPRGEYSLRHFENLFTSPEWLSSFAQSGIIAASTAVLATTLGTLCAIGLWRVTSRYTEVVRAFLLLPLIIPQIISAMVFYRLLVPMGLIDSYPGLILAHTVLATPLVLITVSASLANFDPKLEQASRSLGAPSWVTMRRVILPSIKPGVVAGALFAFILSWDEIVVTLFISKFTVYTLPRRMWNGIRENTDPTVAAAAVVLIGVTLLAFVIYALMARRRAQMAVAEE
- a CDS encoding ABC transporter permease, with amino-acid sequence MQALTRHISPGWLLVAPFFLVVVAFYLGPLANILWLSVTDPEPGLGNYEELVTSDAMARILWTTFRTCAITTVFSVAIGYCLAYAMVHAHQKNQNIMLTLLLISFWISVLVRTFAWLMLLGHNGLVNNGMEAIGLIDRPVRFMRNELGVLIGMVHYMVPYAVLPLMANMQTLDPRVMAASRNLGANGVQTFRRIYLPLTIPGLVASSLLVFILSLGFYVTPAILGGGKVLMVAEYISVQLLVTLKWGTAAMLGTLMLIGVLGLLWVMSRFMQLSAVFGGGATR
- a CDS encoding extracellular solute-binding protein, yielding MQDKQFMKETLLQSAHAYKDGRLDRRTFLALCGASGVAMSAVMAGDAKAAADHIVMWNWGGISEECHGSAIGEPFEEKTGMGMKFDTSGPLEGKIREMVDSGNVTADVCDADLFNAVSLGPTGHLEPIDYDIVSKDRTLPQYALEYGVSIILYGYAFVYDTEVYGDNPPKDWADFFDTENFPGTRALYKWANGSLEGALMADGVAGDELYPLDMERALNKVKSIKDDSIYWGSGSEVHSMCISGEASMAIIWQNRGKSIEEDTEGRYKLVNNQAMAMPGAYIVPKGNPAGREAVMQFIATAQEVPSQLMILDCLGMTPSNPEAFSEIPEEQQPYAITSEQNIDKIVYNDPVWWGENGSEAVNAFLEAIS
- a CDS encoding ABC transporter ATP-binding protein, with amino-acid sequence MAEAAKGGLSLTGLTKRFGGFVAVDDIDLEIQRGEFLTLLGPSGSGKTTLLMMIAGFLDISAGDILLDGASIKSVPAEKRNFGMVFQGYALFPHMTVRQNVGYALDVRGRPKAEIEARVDEMLELVQLQEFGHRKPGQLSGGQQQRVALARALCFAPPVLLLDEPLGALDKKLRIEVQDQLKDIHKRVGTTFIYVTHDQEEALSMSDRIVIMQNGRIEQLGTPTELYEKPRTRFAAGFLGKSNFLTLDDGTYALRPEKIDLAPAGQINGAARLTGTIRDITYFGAMRKYMVAVEGRDAIEVDVDAWRNPHELREGQAVDLGWADHAAVRLDES
- a CDS encoding 3-keto-5-aminohexanoate cleavage protein, yielding MNFEVVLTCAVTGAGDTTGKSPHVPVTPRQVADAAIEAAKAGAAIAHLHVRDPETGKGSRDVALFEEAVALVRDSETDVVINLTAGMGGDWSPSADDPAMPGPGTDMIGPEERLAHVKACMPEICSLDCGTLNFSDTDDIYISTPPTLRRMAGLVQEWGVKPELEVFDLGHIRFAKQMVAEGLIADPPMFQLCLGIPWGADATVETMAAMKAQLPAGASWASFGISRMQMPMLAAAVAMGGNVRVGLEDNIYLDRGVLATNGQLVSRAVEIIERMGGRVVTPQEARNKLKLRGAD
- a CDS encoding GlxA family transcriptional regulator, producing MSSDPDPKESASSPGRIACVLLPRFNMMGLVSLLEPARIANYLSTAPLYGHDFHAVHPGEVTASNGMTLTCGPLPEKLTRDDLVIVAGSWGAEHYADAALISWLRRQARMGIRLCAVEMAPYVFARAGLLAGRQATTHWSYLAGFQEKFPDVLAAEQLFTIDGKIMTCAGSSSATDLMLHLIRADHGAGLVGEISDNIMHHPVRPANAPQRKTLGRGTESLPPGVAAAIDLIEANISEPLAVPDIARQVGISQRQLERQFNQAMGCSVVQFGLLLRLQHARVLLISTDLGVREISAASGFNSLSHFAYAFRKCFGRRPSEYRQAWPEQEDAPTWPGTLSKYLDTFQVNRRMRT
- a CDS encoding 3-hydroxyacyl-CoA dehydrogenase NAD-binding domain-containing protein; translation: MYRDPSDVNRVASLGAGPIGGGWTAHFLARGYDVNAYIHDPAERDALMAVVETGWVSLTGLGLALGASMDRLTVTSDLAEAVEGVGFIQESGPERLEIKQALYKRLGEIVPADVVIGSSTSGLTMTEIAAECETPGRCVIGHPFNPPYLLPLVEIIGGKQTDKAAVDWAAAFYEVAGKAPLVMKKEVPGFVATRLQEALWREALHMVANGEATPEDIDIALKNGPAPRMAVQGQCMAFHVACGEGGMATNLDQFGPALKWPWTRLEAPELTKELRDQMVDGCNAMAGDRHFRDMAAERDRKIVAVLKAVRDG
- a CDS encoding carnitinyl-CoA dehydratase, producing the protein MSEGVKVVRDGHVLEVTLERGKVNAIDVATSQALAEAFRELHEDKELRCAILTGGGEKIFSAGWDLKALNAGEMQLDNWWETDDYGFGGFTGLTENWVLNKPVIAAINGLAIGGGFEMAMACDLLIAADHVEFGLPEMPLGIVPDAGALQRLPRRIPHNIAMEMFLLGRRMTAAEAAQYGLVNKVVPKEELMDAAREWAASIAWSAPLAMQSVKEVQRAIECVPLEEAFAKMRGDGLPVYRKMLKSEDAKEGVAAFVEKREPDFKGE
- a CDS encoding LLM class flavin-dependent oxidoreductase; this encodes MKFQLAINLERMNDSADMRVVRNHTLEMVQMAEQGGFEIVWAAEHHALEMTIAPNPFQILTWWAEHTDKIRLGTAVATAAYWHPIKLAGEAAFLDLISNGRLEFGIGSGAYQREFDRMQPGLKQSDAWQHMQEMLPAVRALWQGDYEHDGEFWKFPASTSCPKPLQEEVPVWVAARSPITYDYAMREKCHILCWPLTRPFAEAELYKQRLDEAIAKADNGFRPTFAMMRHAAVYDNDADRQNALDAIRLVLGQFENLFRNAGDVVNGFPKQIPLEELAGREQYDPAMLEENLLFGSPDTVIEKLKRYEALGVDAFVYYASMGLDLDAQKRSMKLFRDEVMPAFN